In Alkaliphilus flagellatus, one DNA window encodes the following:
- a CDS encoding cyclase family protein, with amino-acid sequence MNLHLKEFSIPQEILKWGDSQPAHQRQHIGTHIDCYNLSNIELPSEINVKVIDVRKLDIIDVTILENIKIEENSFVIFRTGYLEQYGYGSEEYFNSKTSPYLTNEIIDKLLDLNTKLIGIDLSGIQHGKNHVAIDKYVENRKCYVVENICNLDKVPSDFKVNLKWLQLKDATAIKVEIETI; translated from the coding sequence ATGAATTTGCATTTAAAGGAATTTAGCATTCCACAGGAAATATTAAAATGGGGAGATTCACAACCAGCACATCAAAGACAACATATAGGGACTCATATAGATTGTTACAATCTATCAAATATAGAGTTGCCATCAGAAATAAATGTTAAAGTAATAGATGTCAGAAAATTAGATATTATAGATGTTACTATATTAGAAAATATTAAAATAGAAGAAAACTCATTTGTAATATTTAGAACAGGATATTTAGAACAATATGGATATGGAAGCGAAGAATATTTTAACTCTAAAACAAGTCCTTATTTAACAAATGAAATTATAGATAAATTACTAGATTTAAATACGAAACTAATAGGAATAGATTTAAGTGGAATACAGCATGGTAAAAATCATGTAGCAATAGATAAGTATGTTGAGAATAGAAAATGTTATGTTGTAGAAAATATATGTAACTTAGATAAAGTTCCTTCTGATTTTAAAGTAAATCTAAAATGGTTGCAATTAAAAGATGCTACAGCAATAAAGGTTGAGATTGAAACTATATAG
- a CDS encoding putative DNA modification/repair radical SAM protein, which yields MDVFEKLKILSDAAKYDVSCSSSGSSRKSKKEGLGNASVNGICHSWSDDGRCISLLKILFTNDCIYNCVYCINRCTNDLPRAMFTPEEVVDLTINFYKRNYIEGLFLSSAVYRNPNYTMELLGKTVKKLREEQNFNGYIHLKAIPGADKEIIEKAGMYADRMSVNIELPSSEGLRSLAPQKNKESILRPMNFINSRMLQSIEEIKTFKHAEKFVPAGQTTQLIVGATRDNDLKILKLSEGLYKGYKLKRVYYSAYVPVTNNPNLPVISSPPFLRENRLYQADWLLRFYGYNADELLDESKPNFDLEIDPKCDWALTNINLFPVEINKADYNMLLRIPGIGVKSAMRIVSARKFASLDFDHLRKLGVVLKRAKYFITCKGKYYGLKSMDGQNIRKHLVSETKGKESTNGIEQLSIFSLYPNLIINNNKTIVTGAF from the coding sequence ATGGATGTATTCGAAAAATTAAAGATATTGTCAGATGCTGCAAAATATGATGTTTCTTGTTCTTCAAGTGGAAGTAGTAGAAAAAGTAAAAAAGAAGGCTTAGGGAATGCCAGTGTAAATGGCATATGCCATAGTTGGTCTGATGATGGTAGATGTATTTCTCTTCTAAAGATACTATTTACTAATGATTGTATATATAATTGTGTCTACTGTATAAATAGATGCACAAATGATCTACCTAGAGCAATGTTTACTCCTGAAGAAGTAGTAGATTTAACTATAAACTTTTATAAAAGGAACTATATTGAAGGTCTTTTTTTAAGCTCAGCAGTCTATAGGAATCCTAATTATACTATGGAACTTTTAGGTAAGACTGTTAAGAAACTTCGAGAAGAACAAAATTTTAATGGGTATATTCATTTAAAAGCCATTCCAGGTGCGGATAAAGAAATAATTGAAAAAGCAGGGATGTATGCAGATAGAATGAGTGTAAATATCGAATTACCTTCTAGTGAAGGATTAAGGTCATTAGCACCTCAAAAAAATAAAGAAAGTATATTAAGACCTATGAACTTTATAAATAGCAGGATGCTTCAATCTATTGAAGAAATAAAGACGTTTAAACATGCTGAAAAGTTTGTTCCAGCAGGACAGACTACTCAACTTATTGTTGGTGCTACTAGAGATAATGATTTAAAAATACTAAAACTTTCAGAAGGATTATATAAAGGATATAAACTAAAAAGAGTCTATTACTCTGCTTATGTTCCTGTGACAAACAATCCTAATTTGCCAGTTATTTCATCACCACCTTTTTTGAGAGAAAATAGACTATATCAAGCTGATTGGCTGTTAAGGTTTTATGGATATAATGCAGATGAGCTTCTAGATGAAAGTAAACCAAATTTTGATTTAGAAATAGATCCAAAGTGCGACTGGGCTTTAACAAATATTAATTTATTTCCAGTAGAAATAAATAAAGCAGATTATAATATGTTACTCAGAATTCCTGGGATAGGAGTAAAATCAGCTATGAGAATAGTTTCTGCAAGGAAATTTGCTTCCTTAGATTTTGATCATCTAAGAAAGCTAGGAGTTGTATTAAAGAGAGCTAAATATTTTATTACCTGTAAAGGTAAATATTATGGATTAAAAAGCATGGATGGTCAAAATATAAGAAAACATTTAGTCTCAGAAACAAAAGGGAAGGAAAGTACAAATGGAATTGAACAGTTGTCTATTTTTTCTCTGTATCCTAATCTTATTATCAACAATAATAAAACAATAGTGACGGGAGCATTTTAA
- the tpx gene encoding thiol peroxidase yields MADKRKDFVTMGGNPVTIIGKEVKVGDKAPDFTVLTNDLKPFSLKDAGDNIKIISVVPSLDTGVCEFQTTHFNQEASELGDVRILTISVDLPFAQKRFCGAKGIDKVITLSDHKDLSFGMNYGFVIEELRLLSRGIVILDKNNVVKYVEYVKEVGEHPDYDKAIEEAKKLI; encoded by the coding sequence ATGGCAGATAAAAGGAAAGATTTTGTAACAATGGGAGGAAATCCTGTTACAATTATAGGAAAAGAAGTAAAAGTAGGAGATAAGGCACCGGATTTTACAGTACTTACAAATGATTTGAAACCATTTTCTCTAAAAGATGCAGGAGATAACATAAAGATTATTAGTGTTGTTCCTTCTTTAGATACAGGTGTATGTGAATTTCAAACTACACACTTTAATCAAGAAGCATCAGAACTAGGAGATGTTCGTATACTTACTATCAGTGTAGATCTACCATTTGCACAGAAAAGATTTTGTGGAGCTAAGGGGATAGATAAAGTAATTACTTTATCTGACCACAAAGACCTATCTTTTGGAATGAATTATGGATTTGTTATAGAAGAATTGAGATTACTTAGCAGAGGAATTGTAATTCTAGATAAAAACAATGTTGTTAAGTATGTAGAGTATGTAAAAGAAGTAGGAGAGCATCCAGATTACGATAAAGCGATAGAAGAAGCTAAAAAATTAATATAA
- a CDS encoding potassium/proton antiporter has translation MNILLISGIILLTCAISSKVLYRYGIPTLAMFLAMGMIMGSEGIGGVYFDNAQLATSISNLGLVFIMFSGGFGTNWKTAKPVAFSSAVLATFGVALTALLIGIFSYFVLGLTFLEGMLLGSIISSTDAASVFSILRSKKLDLKNGLAPMLEMESGSNDPMAYMLTTIFLGLILGKGENVFLLLATQIALGLIVGAIVGKLAVWLINNIKLDIDGLYSIIVIGVALLSFALAELFAGNGFLAVYITGIIMGNSRLVHKVSLVRYFDGLSWLMQILLFFTLGLLVFPSRLLNVILPGIATAVFIIFVARPIAVFLILSLFKRPIKDQLLVSWVGFRGAAAIVFATYPLTAGLAVADYIFNIVFFVAVVSVLVQGTLFIPIAKKLNLIGSEETVLKTFTDYSGEIHAELLEVKIPEDSKIANKTIMDLDIPMDILIVMVRRNGKIITPRGATEIKAGDIMMLAGGNKEQLMSMDEKIKGSFSF, from the coding sequence GTGAACATTTTATTAATTTCAGGAATAATTTTACTAACCTGTGCCATTTCAAGTAAAGTACTATATAGATATGGCATACCCACTCTTGCTATGTTTCTTGCAATGGGAATGATTATGGGGTCAGAAGGTATAGGTGGTGTTTATTTTGACAACGCCCAGCTAGCTACAAGTATAAGTAACTTAGGACTAGTATTTATTATGTTTTCAGGAGGATTTGGTACTAACTGGAAAACGGCGAAGCCAGTAGCTTTTTCATCAGCCGTACTTGCTACTTTTGGTGTTGCATTAACAGCACTTCTAATAGGTATATTTAGCTATTTTGTACTTGGATTAACTTTTCTCGAAGGAATGCTATTAGGTTCCATCATATCATCTACAGATGCTGCATCTGTTTTCTCAATTTTAAGATCAAAGAAATTAGATTTAAAGAATGGACTTGCTCCAATGCTCGAAATGGAAAGTGGATCTAATGATCCAATGGCCTATATGTTAACTACTATATTTTTAGGATTAATTTTAGGTAAAGGTGAAAATGTATTTTTGCTTTTAGCTACACAAATAGCCCTAGGATTAATAGTTGGTGCTATTGTAGGTAAACTCGCAGTGTGGCTTATTAACAATATAAAGCTAGATATAGATGGGCTGTATTCTATTATTGTTATAGGTGTTGCGCTTTTATCCTTTGCTTTAGCAGAGCTATTTGCTGGGAATGGATTTTTAGCTGTTTATATTACGGGAATTATTATGGGTAACAGCAGGTTAGTGCATAAGGTTAGTTTAGTTAGATACTTTGATGGACTATCTTGGCTTATGCAAATACTACTCTTTTTTACCCTTGGGTTATTAGTTTTCCCATCGAGATTACTTAATGTAATTTTACCTGGTATTGCAACGGCTGTATTTATTATATTTGTTGCACGACCTATCGCAGTTTTTCTTATACTAAGTCTTTTTAAAAGACCTATTAAGGATCAATTACTTGTATCTTGGGTAGGCTTCCGTGGAGCGGCAGCTATTGTATTTGCCACATACCCTTTAACTGCTGGCTTAGCTGTTGCTGATTATATATTTAATATTGTATTTTTTGTTGCAGTAGTATCGGTTTTAGTGCAGGGGACGCTTTTTATTCCTATAGCTAAAAAACTAAATTTAATTGGATCAGAGGAAACTGTATTAAAAACATTTACTGACTATTCTGGAGAAATACATGCCGAACTATTAGAGGTTAAAATTCCTGAAGATAGTAAAATTGCAAACAAAACCATAATGGATCTAGATATTCCTATGGATATTTTAATAGTAATGGTCAGACGTAATGGAAAAATAATTACTCCTAGAGGTGCAACCGAAATTAAAGCTGGAGACATTATGATGTTAGCTGGCGGTAATAAAGAGCAGCTTATGTCTATGGATGAAAAGATAAAGGGGTCTTTTAGTTTTTAA
- a CDS encoding anaerobic ribonucleoside triphosphate reductase, whose product MITKVRKRDGREVLFNMEKITNAIYKASMSVGTNSYDETVTLAEQVVKNLLDRFSNSTPNVEEIQDVVEQVLIENNMPQIAKNYILYRSERTKLREMNTRLMKVMEDITFKESKDSDLKRENANIDGDTAMGTMLKYGTESAKQFYEMFILNPEHSKLHNNGDIHIHDLDFLTLTTTCCQIDINRLFNKGFCTGHGNLRVPNDIISYAALACIAIQSNQNDQHGGQSIPNFDYGMAPGVTKTYIKLYKQNLTKALELLINTNNMEQIIDNIVHTIKLEHSISPCLADNNGYQHQEYLLLKNHIEDDAIIKKAQNFATENAIKETEKRTYQAMEALIHNLNTMHSRAGAQIPFSSINYGLDDSPEGRLVIKNLLLATEAGLGNGETAIFPIQIFKVKEGINYNLEDTNYDLFQLACRVSAKRLFPNFSFIDAPFNLQYYKKGHPETEVAYMGCRTRVIGNTFDPLQEITFGRGNLSFTTINLPRLALNSKGNLDIFFKELDNRIDKVIEQLLERFEIQARKKVKNFPFLMGEGVWIGADKLNKEDEIREVLKHGTLTTGFIGLAECLVALTDKHHGESETSQKLGLKIITHMRNRMDQASLEHKLNFTLIATPAEGTAGRFVKIDKEVFGEIKGVTDRKYYTNSFHVPVYYKLNAYDKIRIEAPYHELTNAGHITYVELDGDPSNNLEAFEKIVRAMKELGIGYGSINHPIDRDTICGYTGIIGDTCPKCGREEGSIKFERIRRITGYLVGTLDRFNDAKKEEEKDRVKHI is encoded by the coding sequence ATGATTACAAAGGTAAGAAAAAGAGATGGAAGAGAAGTATTGTTTAACATGGAGAAAATTACTAATGCTATTTATAAAGCTAGCATGTCTGTTGGAACTAATTCTTATGATGAAACAGTAACTTTAGCAGAACAGGTTGTAAAAAATCTATTGGATAGATTTAGTAATAGTACTCCAAATGTTGAAGAGATACAAGATGTTGTAGAGCAGGTATTAATAGAAAATAATATGCCTCAGATAGCAAAAAATTATATACTATATCGTTCTGAACGTACAAAATTACGTGAGATGAATACTAGACTTATGAAAGTAATGGAAGATATAACTTTTAAAGAATCAAAAGATAGCGATTTAAAAAGAGAAAATGCTAATATTGATGGTGACACAGCGATGGGAACCATGCTTAAATATGGTACAGAAAGCGCTAAGCAGTTCTATGAAATGTTTATATTAAATCCGGAACATTCTAAACTACATAATAATGGAGATATTCATATCCATGATTTAGACTTTTTAACACTGACAACTACATGTTGTCAAATAGATATAAATAGATTATTTAATAAAGGTTTTTGTACTGGACATGGAAATCTAAGAGTGCCTAATGATATTATCAGTTATGCTGCTCTTGCATGTATAGCTATACAATCTAATCAAAATGATCAACATGGAGGTCAGAGTATTCCTAATTTCGACTATGGTATGGCTCCTGGTGTTACTAAAACCTATATTAAGCTATACAAACAAAACCTTACAAAAGCCTTAGAACTACTTATAAATACAAATAATATGGAGCAAATAATCGATAATATTGTACATACAATAAAACTAGAACATAGTATTTCTCCTTGTTTAGCAGATAATAATGGCTACCAACACCAGGAATATTTATTACTTAAAAATCATATTGAAGATGATGCTATTATCAAAAAAGCACAAAATTTTGCTACAGAAAATGCAATAAAAGAAACAGAAAAAAGAACATATCAAGCAATGGAAGCACTTATACATAACCTAAATACTATGCATAGCAGAGCAGGGGCTCAAATTCCATTTAGCTCTATTAACTATGGCTTAGATGACTCTCCTGAAGGAAGACTAGTTATAAAAAATCTTCTTCTAGCAACTGAAGCAGGCTTAGGAAATGGTGAAACCGCAATATTTCCAATACAGATTTTTAAAGTTAAAGAAGGTATTAATTATAATTTAGAAGATACAAATTACGATCTTTTCCAGTTAGCTTGTAGAGTAAGTGCAAAAAGATTGTTTCCTAATTTTTCTTTTATTGATGCACCATTCAATCTACAATATTATAAAAAAGGTCATCCAGAAACAGAAGTAGCTTATATGGGATGTAGAACAAGAGTTATTGGAAATACTTTTGATCCATTGCAAGAAATTACTTTTGGAAGAGGAAATTTAAGTTTTACAACTATTAACTTACCAAGGCTAGCCTTAAATAGCAAAGGCAATCTGGATATTTTCTTTAAAGAATTAGATAATAGAATCGATAAAGTTATAGAACAACTATTAGAAAGATTTGAAATTCAGGCAAGAAAGAAAGTAAAAAACTTTCCATTCCTTATGGGAGAAGGAGTATGGATAGGTGCCGACAAATTAAATAAGGAAGATGAAATAAGAGAAGTTTTAAAACATGGAACATTAACAACTGGATTTATTGGGTTAGCCGAATGCTTAGTAGCGTTAACTGATAAACACCATGGAGAGTCAGAAACTTCTCAAAAGCTCGGACTGAAAATAATTACACATATGCGAAACAGAATGGATCAAGCAAGCCTAGAGCACAAGCTTAACTTTACTTTGATTGCTACTCCAGCTGAAGGAACAGCAGGTAGATTTGTAAAAATAGATAAAGAAGTATTTGGAGAAATAAAAGGAGTAACAGATAGAAAGTATTACACTAATAGTTTTCATGTTCCTGTTTACTACAAATTAAACGCTTACGATAAAATAAGAATTGAGGCTCCATACCATGAGTTGACAAATGCTGGGCATATAACATATGTAGAGCTAGATGGAGATCCATCTAACAATTTAGAAGCATTTGAAAAAATAGTTAGAGCAATGAAAGAGCTAGGCATTGGTTATGGTTCAATAAATCATCCAATAGACAGAGATACCATTTGTGGTTATACAGGTATAATTGGAGACACATGCCCTAAATGTGGAAGAGAAGAAGGATCTATAAAATTTGAAAGGATACGACGTATTACTGGATATCTAGTAGGAACATTAGATAGATTTAATGACGCTAAAAAAGAAGAAGAAAAAGACAGAGTCAAACATATATAA
- a CDS encoding TAXI family TRAP transporter solute-binding subunit encodes MLKKVSSILLVSALVMSLIAGCSPKQSTGGSESGGKKTYISIATGGPAGTYYPLGGAMAKIFNENVDGVTANAQSTGASIENIGLVSKGETEIAFVQNDITYYAFSGTESFEGKEKMENIRGMAMLYPELVQIVATSSSGIKSVEDLKGKKVAIGAPGSGVEANVRQVLAAHGMTYDDLGKADFLSFNEAADQLKNKQIDAAFLTAGVPTSAVTEVAQTSDIVVVPIASEKIAQLAKDYPFYTEVVIPKGTYKGQEADITTAAVMAMLVVPEDLDEDLAYNLTKSLFEKRQVIIDTHTRGNDIQLDTALKGMPIEVHPGSQRYYDEKGVK; translated from the coding sequence ATGTTAAAAAAGGTATCATCGATCTTATTAGTATCAGCTTTAGTTATGTCTTTAATAGCAGGATGTAGTCCGAAACAATCAACAGGTGGATCGGAATCAGGTGGGAAGAAGACTTATATTTCTATAGCTACTGGTGGACCAGCGGGTACTTATTACCCTTTAGGTGGTGCTATGGCTAAAATTTTTAACGAGAATGTAGATGGGGTTACTGCTAATGCCCAATCAACAGGAGCTTCTATTGAAAATATAGGACTAGTATCAAAGGGAGAAACTGAGATAGCTTTTGTGCAAAATGATATAACATATTATGCATTTTCAGGAACAGAAAGTTTTGAAGGTAAGGAAAAAATGGAAAATATTAGAGGTATGGCAATGCTTTATCCTGAATTAGTTCAAATTGTAGCTACAAGTAGCTCTGGAATTAAATCTGTAGAAGATTTAAAGGGTAAAAAAGTTGCTATTGGTGCTCCAGGATCTGGTGTAGAGGCTAACGTAAGACAGGTTCTAGCCGCTCATGGGATGACATATGATGACTTAGGAAAAGCTGACTTCCTATCTTTTAACGAGGCGGCAGATCAGCTAAAAAATAAGCAAATTGATGCAGCTTTTCTTACCGCTGGTGTTCCTACTTCAGCAGTTACTGAAGTAGCTCAAACTTCGGATATCGTTGTTGTACCTATAGCTTCAGAAAAAATTGCGCAATTGGCGAAAGATTATCCATTCTATACAGAAGTTGTAATTCCAAAAGGAACTTATAAAGGACAAGAAGCTGATATAACTACTGCAGCTGTTATGGCAATGCTTGTTGTACCGGAAGATTTAGATGAGGATTTAGCTTACAATCTTACAAAATCTTTATTTGAGAAAAGACAAGTAATTATTGATACCCATACAAGGGGAAATGATATTCAATTAGACACAGCTTTAAAAGGAATGCCGATCGAAGTTCATCCGGGATCACAAAGATACTATGATGAAAAAGGTGTTAAGTAG
- a CDS encoding uracil-DNA glycosylase, with amino-acid sequence MAATFKNDWEDLLKEEFEKEYYKKLRMFLIQEYKTRIIYPDMYNIFNALHYTSYKDVKVVILGQDPYHGPNQAHGLSFSVKPGVPAPPSLVNIYKELKEDLGCYIPNNGYLKKWADQGVLLLNTALTVRGGEANSHKGIGWEIFTDNIINLLNIRKDPIVFILWGNNAISKEKLITNSNHHIVKSTHPSPLSASRGFFGSRPFSKTNDFLKSIGKGSIDWQIENI; translated from the coding sequence ATGGCAGCAACATTTAAAAATGACTGGGAAGATTTGTTAAAAGAAGAGTTTGAGAAAGAATACTATAAAAAATTAAGGATGTTTTTAATTCAAGAGTATAAAACAAGAATTATATATCCAGATATGTACAATATTTTTAATGCTCTTCATTATACTTCCTATAAAGATGTAAAGGTAGTTATATTAGGACAAGATCCTTATCATGGACCAAATCAAGCTCATGGTCTTAGTTTTTCAGTAAAGCCTGGAGTTCCAGCACCACCATCTTTAGTAAACATATATAAAGAGCTAAAGGAAGACTTGGGATGCTATATTCCAAACAACGGTTATCTTAAAAAGTGGGCTGACCAAGGTGTTCTTTTGTTAAATACGGCATTAACAGTAAGAGGTGGAGAAGCTAATTCTCATAAAGGAATTGGATGGGAAATATTCACAGATAATATAATAAATTTATTAAATATAAGAAAAGATCCTATAGTATTTATATTGTGGGGAAATAACGCGATTAGTAAAGAGAAACTAATAACTAACTCTAATCACCATATAGTTAAATCTACACATCCTAGTCCTTTATCAGCTAGTAGAGGATTTTTTGGTTCTAGGCCTTTTTCAAAAACAAATGACTTCTTAAAATCTATAGGAAAAGGCTCTATAGATTGGCAAATAGAAAATATATAG
- a CDS encoding MarR family transcriptional regulator codes for MDNINIIMRSFKEIYEKEETLGKLAFKGEYEKYGVSEIHCLDFIGRVKDANVTKISQSMNMTRGAISKISKKLLNSNLIDKYKKPDNDKEKYFKLTKLGEMLYKHHQIKHKQWEERNNRFFKNIDKKDQEVVANFLKKFNNYLDEMIKSQGEI; via the coding sequence GTGGATAATATTAATATTATCATGAGGAGTTTTAAAGAAATATATGAAAAGGAAGAAACTTTAGGAAAGCTAGCATTTAAGGGTGAATATGAAAAGTATGGAGTTTCAGAAATACATTGTTTAGATTTCATAGGAAGAGTAAAGGATGCTAACGTTACTAAAATATCTCAAAGTATGAATATGACGAGAGGTGCTATAAGTAAGATTAGCAAAAAACTTTTGAATAGTAATCTTATTGATAAGTATAAGAAGCCTGATAATGATAAGGAAAAATATTTTAAGTTAACAAAATTAGGTGAAATGTTATATAAACATCATCAAATAAAACATAAGCAATGGGAAGAAAGAAATAATAGGTTTTTTAAAAATATAGACAAAAAAGATCAAGAAGTTGTAGCTAATTTCTTGAAAAAATTTAATAACTATTTGGATGAAATGATAAAATCACAAGGAGAGATATAG
- a CDS encoding TIGR03915 family putative DNA repair protein, whose product MIYYIYDGSFDGILTAIYDAYYRRETPEKIVSEDDFQESFLINKIYIKTDREKADKVYNAIQTKISNQALKNIFYVYLSEREDIGTIIYHYLKLGWKIGIDIDLNLTNNNVLLVQNICQSVSKERHFMLGLVRFRELKNNILYAPIEPEYNIIGLIGQHFSSRISNENWIIHDVNRNIAAIYNKQEWIIIELEMNRTIELHKDEETYQRLWKEYFNNISIKNKVNPKLQKRNMPMKYWKYLIEK is encoded by the coding sequence ATGATTTACTACATATATGATGGAAGTTTTGATGGTATTTTAACAGCTATATATGATGCTTACTATAGAAGGGAAACTCCAGAAAAAATAGTTTCTGAAGATGATTTTCAAGAAAGTTTTTTAATTAATAAGATATATATTAAAACCGACAGAGAAAAAGCAGATAAAGTATATAATGCAATACAAACAAAAATTTCTAACCAAGCTTTGAAAAATATATTTTATGTATACTTATCTGAAAGGGAAGATATAGGAACTATTATATATCATTATTTAAAGCTTGGCTGGAAAATTGGGATAGATATAGATTTAAATCTTACTAATAATAATGTATTATTAGTACAGAACATATGTCAAAGTGTGTCTAAAGAAAGACATTTCATGTTAGGATTAGTTCGTTTTAGAGAACTCAAAAATAATATATTGTACGCACCTATAGAGCCTGAATACAATATAATTGGATTGATTGGTCAGCACTTTTCTAGTAGAATATCTAATGAAAACTGGATTATACATGACGTAAATAGAAATATTGCGGCCATTTATAATAAACAGGAATGGATAATAATAGAGTTAGAAATGAATCGAACAATTGAATTACATAAGGATGAAGAAACCTATCAAAGGCTTTGGAAGGAATACTTTAATAATATATCTATTAAAAACAAAGTAAATCCAAAACTACAAAAAAGGAATATGCCTATGAAATATTGGAAGTACCTTATAGAAAAATAG
- a CDS encoding DUF1850 domain-containing protein: protein MGIGDVSNTLIYYKIPLVIILLFILLGIFLIPFRVLLASDYRTGEYLMSWPIKKGAEFYIEYTHSVQLTPVIEVYFIDESYNIILKESYFYSYGAGLPSTTPYKFEITTRGFRIYDINQLMQDLVYRTGAERANHKINIGNKAYPFLNFSAPREGVKFTVEKFSLLSYLAKEVKQ from the coding sequence ATGGGTATTGGAGATGTCTCCAATACCTTAATCTATTATAAAATACCACTAGTTATTATATTACTATTTATATTATTAGGGATATTTTTAATACCATTTAGGGTTTTGTTAGCATCTGACTATAGGACTGGAGAATATTTAATGAGTTGGCCTATAAAAAAGGGAGCAGAGTTTTATATAGAATACACCCATTCCGTTCAATTAACTCCTGTTATAGAGGTATATTTTATCGATGAAAGCTATAATATTATTTTAAAAGAGTCTTATTTTTATTCTTACGGAGCAGGTCTTCCATCAACTACGCCTTATAAGTTTGAAATTACAACAAGGGGCTTCAGAATATATGATATTAATCAGCTTATGCAGGATCTCGTATATAGAACAGGTGCAGAAAGAGCTAACCATAAGATTAATATAGGAAATAAAGCCTACCCATTTTTAAATTTTTCAGCACCAAGGGAAGGTGTAAAATTTACAGTCGAAAAATTTTCATTATTATCATATCTTGCGAAGGAGGTAAAACAATGA